In Chryseobacterium gleum, a single genomic region encodes these proteins:
- a CDS encoding LTA synthase family protein, with amino-acid sequence MKFLKGFRKQEVLALVYRIFLAYVFYQIARLLFWYFNKDLIKVDSVSEYIKLAFHGTAFDTTAILYVNALFILLSLLPLVINTRKPFQKILFWLYFITNGIAYAMNFGDFIYYKFSQARLTSAVFQVAEHESNVSKVLMISIGQHPFVLIWYVILMILWVFLYKRVKVEDIKPLKLLPYFITSIITLCITAVLVVGGIRGDFKHSTRPINMVDATRFVTNPLQGNMVLNSTFSFLRTLNTNNFKEVHFVSEKDIEEYVQPYKVYDRKVKNRPNIVIFIVESFSREYSGAFNKDKNIKDYVSYTPFMDSLSTQSLIFPNTFANGRQSIHGMSSVLAGIPSLTDAFTGSPYSNQKIQSIVSVCNDLGYDTSFYHGAPNGSMGFLGFGNILGFKHYFGKTEYNHDEDFDGMWAVWDEPFLQYFAKNVGKKQPFMTTVFTASSHHPFKIPEKYNGKFKKGKIEMHEPIQYTDYAIKKYFETAKKQPWFNNTIFVFTGDHTNQVYYPEYEKAMNRYAVPLIFYSPNPEYQLKGVSQEIAQQADIYPTLADLIGYNKPIRSWGRSLVSDKKYPFIVVNSDGSMEQFMIGNYIYRFDGKEIVGVYDKSDLGLEKNLVNEIKNPEVELGKKTAKAWYQDYMDRVINRKLY; translated from the coding sequence ATGAAATTTTTAAAAGGATTTAGAAAACAGGAAGTTCTGGCATTGGTTTACCGGATTTTCCTGGCCTATGTTTTTTATCAGATTGCCAGACTTTTATTCTGGTATTTTAATAAAGATCTGATTAAGGTTGACTCTGTTTCAGAATATATAAAGCTGGCTTTCCATGGTACAGCTTTCGATACCACAGCGATTCTGTATGTCAATGCATTATTTATACTCCTTAGTTTATTGCCTTTGGTGATCAACACCAGGAAACCTTTTCAGAAAATTCTTTTCTGGCTGTATTTCATTACCAACGGGATTGCCTATGCGATGAATTTCGGGGATTTTATTTACTATAAATTTTCACAGGCAAGACTTACTTCAGCCGTATTTCAGGTAGCTGAGCACGAATCAAATGTTTCTAAGGTACTGATGATTTCTATCGGACAACATCCTTTCGTACTGATCTGGTATGTGATTCTGATGATCCTGTGGGTTTTCCTTTATAAAAGAGTAAAGGTAGAAGACATAAAACCTCTGAAGCTGCTGCCTTATTTCATCACCTCCATTATTACTTTGTGTATCACTGCTGTATTGGTTGTGGGAGGAATCAGAGGTGACTTTAAACACAGTACGAGACCTATTAATATGGTGGATGCGACCCGTTTTGTAACGAATCCGCTGCAGGGAAATATGGTGCTCAACAGTACATTCTCCTTTTTAAGGACTTTAAATACCAATAATTTCAAGGAAGTTCATTTTGTGAGCGAAAAAGATATAGAAGAGTATGTACAGCCTTATAAAGTATATGACAGAAAAGTAAAAAATCGTCCCAATATCGTTATTTTTATTGTAGAATCTTTCAGTAGAGAATATTCGGGCGCTTTCAATAAAGATAAAAATATCAAAGATTACGTTTCTTACACACCGTTCATGGACAGTCTGTCAACCCAGAGTCTTATTTTTCCGAATACTTTTGCAAACGGCAGACAGTCAATTCATGGGATGAGCAGCGTATTGGCGGGAATTCCGAGTCTTACGGATGCATTTACAGGATCACCTTATTCCAATCAGAAAATCCAGTCCATTGTTTCTGTATGTAATGACCTTGGCTATGACACTTCGTTCTATCATGGAGCGCCAAATGGTTCCATGGGATTCCTTGGTTTCGGAAATATCTTAGGATTTAAGCATTATTTCGGGAAAACAGAGTATAACCACGATGAAGATTTCGACGGGATGTGGGCGGTCTGGGATGAACCCTTCCTTCAGTATTTTGCAAAAAATGTAGGAAAGAAGCAGCCCTTTATGACTACTGTGTTTACGGCTTCATCTCATCACCCTTTTAAAATCCCTGAAAAATACAATGGAAAATTTAAAAAGGGAAAAATAGAAATGCATGAACCGATACAATATACGGATTATGCAATAAAGAAATATTTTGAAACAGCTAAAAAACAGCCTTGGTTCAATAATACAATCTTTGTTTTCACGGGAGATCATACCAACCAGGTGTATTATCCGGAATATGAAAAAGCGATGAACCGTTATGCCGTTCCATTGATTTTCTATTCTCCGAATCCTGAATACCAGCTTAAAGGAGTCAGCCAGGAAATTGCACAGCAGGCAGATATATATCCTACACTGGCAGACCTTATAGGATATAACAAGCCTATCAGAAGCTGGGGGAGAAGTCTGGTGAGCGATAAGAAATATCCTTTCATTGTTGTGAATTCTGACGGAAGTATGGAGCAGTTCATGATCGGAAATTATATTTATCGTTTTGACGGAAAAGAAATAGTAGGGGTATATGATAAATCTGATCTGGGCCTTGAAAAGAATCTGGTTAATGAGATTAAAAATCCGGAAGTAGAGCTGGGAAAGAAAACAGCAAAAGCCTGGTATCAGGATTATATGGACAGAGTGATTAACAGGAAACTGTATTAG
- a CDS encoding DUF6427 family protein encodes MFKLLSKESNIFSIPVYIGFLLLVVIIFNILNFNTYEAIIAGITFLGIALGYFCFHSIALNYQTHLPLFLYTFFIFGLYPGNLDIGIAVSLLTNSFLLLLLTSADEDVRKKSYVLVGAIVALNFIFLPTTWPMAVFVIIHVIATSAKIGLNLFRFLLGIVLITFSYFSVMYFVQFTSWNIDYFPFGKMKPVTDYTELLPLIPVVLMLIYAVYDHFKNYNKKSPISRYKYTFLLVFSVAQLVTIILYMNKSYEYLMLLAFPSSIILSRMMRFLPKYWMREASVWVIIISLLTFKAGTVFDLF; translated from the coding sequence ATGTTTAAATTACTTTCAAAAGAAAGCAATATTTTTTCAATTCCTGTTTATATTGGTTTTCTTCTTTTAGTAGTAATAATATTTAACATACTGAATTTCAACACTTACGAAGCTATTATTGCCGGAATAACTTTTCTGGGAATTGCTTTGGGATATTTTTGTTTTCACAGTATTGCGCTTAATTACCAGACCCATCTTCCATTATTCCTGTATACTTTTTTTATTTTCGGACTTTATCCCGGAAATCTGGATATAGGAATTGCCGTTTCACTGCTTACCAACTCTTTTCTACTTCTTCTTCTGACCAGTGCAGATGAGGATGTCAGGAAAAAATCATATGTGCTGGTGGGGGCTATTGTAGCGCTGAATTTTATCTTTCTTCCCACTACCTGGCCAATGGCTGTTTTTGTGATCATCCACGTGATTGCAACTTCTGCCAAAATAGGGCTGAATCTCTTCAGGTTCCTTTTAGGAATTGTCCTGATTACATTCAGCTATTTTTCTGTCATGTATTTCGTTCAGTTTACTTCATGGAATATCGATTATTTTCCGTTTGGAAAAATGAAACCGGTAACAGATTACACCGAGCTTCTGCCATTGATTCCTGTGGTTCTGATGCTTATTTATGCCGTATATGACCATTTCAAAAATTATAATAAAAAAAGCCCGATAAGCAGATATAAGTATACTTTTCTGCTGGTCTTTTCCGTGGCACAGCTTGTCACCATTATCCTGTATATGAATAAAAGCTATGAATACCTAATGCTGCTGGCATTTCCTTCTAGTATTATTCTGAGCAGGATGATGAGATTTTTACCCAAATACTGGATGCGAGAAGCCAGTGTATGGGTTATTATTATTAGTTTACTGACCTTTAAAGCGGGTACAGTTTTTGATTTATTTTAA
- a CDS encoding pyruvate dehydrogenase complex E1 component subunit beta — MAEYTFREVIAQAMSEEMRKDESIYLMGEEVAEYNGAYKASKGMLDEFGPKRVIDTPIAELGFTGISVGAAMNGNRPIVEFMTFNFSLVGIDQIINNAAKIRQMSGGQWNCPIVFRGPTASAGQLGATHSQAFENWFANCPGLKVVVPSNPYDAKGLLKTAIQDNDPVIFMESEQMYGDKMEIPEEEYYLPIGKADIKRQGTDVTLVSFGKIMKLALQAAEDMAKEGISVEVIDLRTVRPLDFDTILESVKKTNRLVILEEAWPFGSVSSEITYMVQQKAFDYLDAPIKRITTPDAPAPYSAALFAEWFPKLEKVKEEIKKAMYVK, encoded by the coding sequence ATGGCAGAATATACTTTTCGTGAGGTAATTGCACAGGCAATGAGCGAGGAAATGCGTAAAGACGAATCCATCTACCTGATGGGGGAGGAAGTTGCAGAATATAACGGTGCATATAAGGCTTCAAAAGGAATGCTGGATGAATTTGGTCCGAAAAGAGTAATCGATACACCGATTGCAGAACTTGGATTTACAGGAATCTCTGTGGGAGCTGCAATGAACGGTAACAGACCCATCGTAGAATTTATGACATTCAATTTCTCATTGGTAGGAATTGATCAGATTATCAATAATGCAGCTAAAATCCGCCAGATGAGTGGTGGACAGTGGAATTGTCCAATCGTTTTCCGTGGACCTACTGCTTCTGCAGGACAATTAGGAGCTACTCACTCTCAGGCATTTGAAAATTGGTTCGCCAACTGCCCGGGACTTAAAGTGGTGGTACCTTCTAACCCATACGATGCAAAAGGATTATTGAAAACTGCAATTCAGGATAATGACCCTGTTATTTTCATGGAATCTGAGCAGATGTATGGAGATAAAATGGAAATTCCTGAAGAAGAATACTACTTACCAATAGGAAAAGCAGATATCAAGAGACAGGGTACAGATGTAACTTTGGTTTCCTTCGGAAAGATCATGAAGCTGGCTTTACAGGCTGCTGAAGATATGGCTAAAGAAGGAATTTCAGTAGAAGTTATTGACCTTAGAACTGTTCGTCCTCTTGATTTTGATACCATTTTGGAATCCGTGAAAAAAACAAACAGATTGGTTATTTTGGAAGAAGCGTGGCCATTTGGTTCAGTATCTTCAGAAATTACTTATATGGTACAGCAGAAAGCATTTGATTACCTGGATGCTCCAATCAAGAGAATTACTACTCCTGATGCACCTGCACCTTACTCTGCTGCATTATTTGCAGAATGGTTCCCTAAACTTGAAAAAGTAAAAGAGGAAATCAAAAAAGCGATGTACGTAAAATAG
- a CDS encoding 3'-5' exonuclease, whose product MNLKLHKPLCIFDLETTGTNIGKDRIVEICILKVNPDASRESKTWRVNPEMPIPKECSEIHGIYDEDVKDAPTFRDIAAKIMEMISGSDLGGFNSNRFDVPLLAEELLRVGMDFDLNKFRLVDAQTIFHKKEPRNLGAAYQFYCGKTLENAHSAEADVMATFEVLDAQVGKYDDIPNEIAPLSEFTFHNKNADLAGFIGYNEKMEEVFNFGKYKGQGVKAVFQKDLGYFGWLQNADFPLYTKKIFTKIQLSSRF is encoded by the coding sequence ATGAATTTAAAACTCCATAAACCGCTTTGTATTTTTGACCTGGAAACCACAGGAACCAACATCGGAAAAGACAGAATTGTTGAGATCTGTATCCTGAAAGTAAACCCGGATGCTTCCAGAGAAAGCAAAACATGGCGCGTCAATCCTGAAATGCCGATTCCTAAAGAATGCAGCGAGATCCATGGCATTTATGATGAAGATGTAAAAGATGCTCCTACTTTCAGGGATATTGCTGCTAAAATTATGGAAATGATTTCAGGAAGTGATCTTGGAGGCTTCAATTCCAACCGATTTGATGTTCCGCTTCTGGCTGAAGAGCTTTTAAGAGTAGGAATGGATTTTGATCTGAATAAATTCAGACTGGTGGATGCACAGACTATTTTCCATAAGAAGGAACCCAGGAACTTAGGAGCAGCTTATCAGTTTTACTGTGGAAAAACACTGGAAAATGCACACTCTGCAGAAGCTGATGTAATGGCAACGTTTGAAGTTCTGGATGCCCAGGTCGGAAAATATGATGATATTCCGAATGAAATAGCGCCGTTAAGTGAATTTACATTCCATAACAAGAATGCAGATCTTGCCGGATTTATCGGATATAATGAGAAAATGGAAGAGGTCTTCAACTTTGGAAAATATAAAGGACAGGGCGTGAAAGCGGTATTCCAGAAAGATTTAGGGTATTTCGGATGGCTTCAGAATGCTGATTTTCCGCTGTATACCAAAAAGATTTTTACAAAAATTCAACTGTCAAGCAGATTTTAA
- a CDS encoding fumarylacetoacetate hydrolase family protein yields MKIICIGRNYSEHAKELGNEIPENPVIFMKPDTAVLKGNDFYIPEFSNDIHYELEVVLKISKGGKYIQRETAHKHYEEIGLGIDFTARDLQSELKSKGLPWELAKGFDGSAVVSSFFKKENFSLENLQFSLLKNKEKVQDGNTKDMMFNFDDIIAFASQYFTLRVGDLIFTGTPKGVGKVEENDILEAYLEEEKMLDIRIL; encoded by the coding sequence ATGAAAATAATCTGCATAGGAAGAAACTACAGTGAGCATGCAAAAGAATTAGGAAATGAAATTCCTGAAAATCCTGTTATCTTCATGAAACCGGATACGGCAGTTCTAAAAGGAAATGATTTTTACATTCCTGAATTCTCCAATGATATTCACTACGAACTTGAAGTGGTATTAAAAATTTCAAAGGGAGGAAAGTATATCCAGAGAGAAACAGCACATAAACATTATGAAGAAATTGGTCTTGGAATCGATTTTACAGCCAGAGATCTTCAGAGCGAACTGAAATCAAAAGGGCTTCCATGGGAGCTTGCCAAAGGTTTCGATGGTTCTGCTGTGGTAAGCAGCTTCTTTAAAAAAGAGAATTTCAGTCTGGAGAACCTTCAGTTTTCATTATTAAAAAATAAAGAAAAGGTACAGGATGGCAATACAAAAGACATGATGTTCAACTTTGACGACATTATTGCATTTGCTTCCCAATACTTTACGTTACGAGTAGGAGACCTTATTTTCACAGGAACTCCAAAAGGGGTTGGAAAGGTAGAGGAAAACGATATTCTGGAAGCTTATCTTGAAGAAGAAAAAATGCTTGATATCCGAATATTATAA
- a CDS encoding trigger factor codes for MKVTAQNHDDVSALLTVTLEKSDYKEKVEKQLINYAKNAQVPGFRKGKVPLSMVKKQYEAGIAFEEINRQVSDALNNYVNENKLRLVGQPIPQPVNEFDYNADQLEVAFEVGFEPEFTIDLAKYEAPHYKVEASDKEIGKSIENMQKRFAEQVPQDKITKDSYIALEVSQVVEEDAEGEHHHHPKNLTITAENKEAFKLVKGLKMDGSVKVTKETLAGDEELAKELGFSKEEVEHLHHNEVEVKVKDFYSLNLAELNQDLFDKVYGEGNIKSEEELKEKVKAELDEYFQQNADVHFVNKVLEQVTEKEEVKLPESFLVKWLLFSNQNIQSEEQAKEILEAEKNQLKYQIIEGKLMTENEINLDYADVLAQAEQLVKNQLAIYGIHHLGDEEIQKYAVEMLKDQEQVRQISSEVAMAKLKDVILEKASKKETKISHDEFLEELKK; via the coding sequence ATGAAGGTTACCGCACAAAACCATGATGACGTAAGTGCATTGCTTACAGTAACATTGGAAAAATCTGACTACAAAGAAAAAGTAGAGAAGCAGTTGATTAATTATGCTAAAAATGCGCAAGTTCCTGGATTCAGAAAAGGGAAAGTGCCTTTGAGTATGGTTAAAAAACAATATGAAGCAGGTATTGCATTTGAAGAAATCAACAGACAGGTTTCTGATGCATTGAACAACTATGTTAATGAAAACAAATTAAGATTAGTTGGTCAGCCTATTCCTCAGCCAGTAAACGAATTCGATTACAATGCTGATCAATTGGAAGTTGCTTTTGAAGTAGGATTTGAGCCTGAATTCACGATAGATTTAGCTAAATATGAAGCTCCTCATTACAAAGTAGAAGCTTCTGACAAAGAAATCGGTAAGAGCATTGAAAACATGCAGAAGCGTTTCGCTGAGCAGGTTCCTCAAGATAAAATCACTAAAGATTCTTACATTGCTTTAGAAGTTTCTCAGGTTGTGGAAGAAGATGCTGAAGGAGAACACCACCACCACCCGAAAAACCTTACGATTACCGCTGAAAACAAAGAAGCTTTCAAATTGGTAAAAGGTTTGAAAATGGATGGATCTGTAAAAGTTACTAAAGAAACACTTGCAGGTGATGAAGAATTAGCTAAAGAATTAGGATTCAGCAAAGAAGAAGTTGAGCACTTACACCACAATGAAGTAGAAGTAAAAGTAAAAGATTTCTATTCATTAAACTTAGCTGAACTTAATCAGGACTTATTCGATAAAGTATACGGAGAAGGAAACATCAAATCTGAAGAAGAACTTAAAGAGAAAGTAAAAGCTGAATTGGATGAGTATTTCCAGCAGAACGCTGATGTTCACTTCGTGAATAAAGTATTGGAGCAGGTAACTGAGAAAGAAGAAGTAAAACTTCCTGAATCATTCCTTGTGAAGTGGTTATTATTCTCTAACCAGAACATCCAGTCTGAAGAGCAGGCTAAAGAAATTCTTGAAGCTGAGAAAAACCAGTTGAAATATCAGATCATCGAAGGTAAACTGATGACTGAAAATGAAATTAACCTTGACTATGCTGATGTATTGGCTCAGGCTGAGCAGTTAGTGAAAAATCAATTGGCAATCTACGGAATCCACCACTTAGGTGATGAAGAAATCCAGAAGTATGCTGTTGAAATGTTGAAAGATCAGGAGCAGGTAAGACAAATTTCTTCTGAAGTAGCTATGGCTAAATTGAAAGATGTAATTCTTGAAAAAGCAAGCAAAAAAGAAACTAAAATTTCTCACGACGAATTTTTAGAAGAACTTAAAAAATAG
- a CDS encoding universal stress protein encodes MINIVLPVDFGDKTDQLVDGAIKFAKQLNGKIYLIHVAPSDIGFAIGDMGFQYFPEVEANEIREELVQLNKIEQRILAHDIDCEHLLKQGIAKDIILEHAKAKNADYIVMGSHGRSGIYDVFVGSLTKGITKSSSIPVLVLPIHD; translated from the coding sequence ATGATAAATATTGTATTACCCGTAGATTTTGGGGACAAGACAGACCAACTGGTAGACGGTGCCATAAAATTTGCAAAACAGCTTAACGGCAAAATTTACCTGATCCACGTAGCGCCGTCAGATATCGGCTTTGCCATTGGCGATATGGGATTTCAATATTTTCCGGAAGTGGAAGCCAATGAGATCAGAGAAGAGCTGGTACAGCTTAACAAGATTGAGCAGAGGATTCTTGCTCATGATATCGATTGTGAGCACCTTTTAAAACAAGGAATTGCGAAAGATATTATTCTGGAGCATGCCAAGGCTAAAAATGCAGATTATATTGTGATGGGATCACATGGCAGAAGCGGAATATATGATGTATTCGTGGGAAGCTTAACAAAAGGAATAACGAAAAGTTCAAGTATTCCTGTTCTGGTACTTCCGATTCACGACTAA
- a CDS encoding DUF2007 domain-containing protein, with protein MSELVRFKFYETALEANRDKQILAENGINSFIANEQLIQSDWLLSQAVGGIQLQVFEEDVEKARQILQDYKDNEQYSLEVEHTIEDPEFDFVCPKCGSNHIYRDDSATSFFGISFLTSHKFKCYYCGNEFTH; from the coding sequence ATGTCTGAACTGGTACGTTTTAAATTTTACGAAACTGCCCTTGAAGCTAACAGGGACAAACAAATTCTGGCTGAAAACGGGATTAACAGTTTTATTGCCAATGAGCAACTTATTCAATCAGATTGGCTTCTGTCACAGGCGGTAGGTGGCATACAGCTTCAGGTATTTGAAGAAGATGTGGAAAAAGCCCGGCAAATTCTTCAGGATTATAAAGACAATGAGCAGTACTCGCTGGAAGTAGAACATACCATTGAAGATCCTGAGTTTGATTTTGTCTGCCCGAAATGTGGATCCAATCATATTTACAGGGATGACAGTGCCACCAGCTTTTTCGGAATTTCTTTTCTGACGAGCCACAAATTCAAATGTTACTATTGCGGGAATGAATTTACCCATTAA
- a CDS encoding DUF6341 family protein gives MTSFFLFLSKVFKWSFGFFDAFGNVLNWILFIVCCVLFTYWCYVLVVTLGGDKDKDYYSPTEGKHPYYDPNIYKKEG, from the coding sequence ATGACGTCTTTCTTTCTATTCTTAAGCAAAGTTTTCAAATGGTCTTTCGGTTTCTTTGATGCTTTCGGTAATGTTTTAAACTGGATTCTGTTTATAGTTTGCTGTGTACTATTCACTTATTGGTGCTATGTACTGGTGGTTACACTTGGTGGCGACAAAGATAAAGACTATTATTCTCCAACGGAAGGTAAGCACCCTTACTACGATCCGAATATCTACAAAAAAGAAGGTTAA
- a CDS encoding DUF2147 domain-containing protein, which yields MKKILLTFALSLCGVLTFAQIEGKWKTIDDETKQAKSIVEVYKKSDGKYYGKVSQLLIKPADANCTLCKDDRKGKPLLGLEIIRGLKKDGDEFTGGTITDPKTGKTYKCTITRSGDKLNVRGYLGLSLLGRTQVWEKAN from the coding sequence ATGAAAAAAATATTGTTAACGTTCGCACTTTCTTTATGTGGTGTGCTTACATTTGCACAGATAGAAGGTAAGTGGAAAACGATAGATGATGAAACCAAACAGGCAAAATCTATTGTTGAAGTGTATAAAAAATCTGATGGGAAATATTATGGAAAAGTTTCCCAGCTGTTAATAAAACCGGCTGATGCCAACTGTACACTTTGTAAAGATGACAGAAAAGGAAAACCGCTTTTAGGATTGGAAATCATAAGAGGACTGAAAAAAGACGGTGATGAGTTCACAGGAGGAACCATTACAGATCCTAAAACCGGAAAGACATACAAATGTACCATTACAAGAAGCGGTGACAAACTGAATGTAAGAGGTTACTTAGGATTGTCTTTACTAGGGAGAACCCAGGTTTGGGAAAAAGCTAATTAA
- a CDS encoding DUF3109 family protein: protein MIQIDDKLISEEIFSEEFVCNLSKCKGACCVEGDVGAPLDKNELEILDSIFDKIKPYLTQEGIKALEEQGTWTTDPHDGMYVTPMVENRECAYVTFDEKGITKCGIEKAYEDGAVDWQKPISCHLYPIRVTEYSAFTALNYHEWNVCSDACTLGKELQVPVYKFLKTPLIRKYGEEFYTVLSEAADEWKKEYGS, encoded by the coding sequence ATGATTCAGATAGACGATAAATTGATTTCAGAGGAAATTTTTTCCGAAGAATTTGTTTGCAACCTTTCGAAATGTAAAGGTGCATGTTGTGTGGAAGGAGATGTGGGAGCTCCGTTGGATAAGAACGAGCTTGAAATATTGGACAGTATTTTTGATAAAATAAAACCTTATCTTACCCAAGAGGGAATCAAAGCCCTTGAAGAGCAGGGCACATGGACTACTGATCCACACGACGGAATGTATGTTACTCCTATGGTGGAAAACCGCGAATGTGCTTATGTGACATTCGATGAAAAAGGAATTACCAAATGTGGTATTGAAAAAGCGTACGAAGATGGTGCTGTAGACTGGCAAAAACCGATCTCCTGCCACCTCTATCCGATCCGTGTTACGGAATATTCTGCTTTTACCGCATTGAATTATCATGAATGGAATGTATGCAGCGATGCCTGTACCCTTGGAAAAGAGCTTCAGGTTCCTGTGTATAAGTTCTTAAAAACTCCGCTGATCAGAAAATACGGCGAAGAATTTTATACCGTTCTGAGCGAAGCTGCTGATGAATGGAAAAAAGAATATGGTTCTTAA
- a CDS encoding CDP-alcohol phosphatidyltransferase family protein yields MDFIKNNLANALTLANLFAGCIGAIHLILGDYQTTAICLILSSVFDFFDGFVARALKSNSNLGLQLDSLADMVSFGVIPGLTMYKALEPFGAELLGIHFPFEIKYIGIIVTVFSCLRLAIFNLDEEQRYYFKGLNTPTNTVLLFGLYYAFKETGNFSYLFENELLLILLTLLTSWLLISPIKMMAMKFKSKQLKDNYPKVVLLAGGIVILALFQVVGIPMLVIYYILVSLIFQGQLK; encoded by the coding sequence ATGGATTTTATAAAAAATAATCTGGCCAATGCTTTAACCCTGGCTAATTTATTTGCAGGCTGTATAGGTGCAATACATCTAATATTAGGAGATTATCAGACAACGGCAATCTGCCTTATTCTCTCCTCGGTTTTCGATTTTTTTGACGGCTTTGTAGCCAGAGCATTAAAATCAAACTCCAATCTTGGCCTTCAGCTTGATTCCCTTGCGGATATGGTAAGCTTTGGAGTAATTCCGGGACTTACGATGTATAAAGCGCTTGAACCGTTTGGTGCAGAACTTCTTGGGATTCACTTTCCATTTGAGATCAAATACATTGGGATCATCGTTACTGTGTTTTCCTGTCTGAGACTTGCCATCTTTAATCTTGATGAAGAGCAGCGCTATTATTTCAAAGGATTGAATACACCTACAAACACTGTTTTACTTTTTGGTCTTTATTATGCCTTTAAAGAAACCGGAAATTTCAGCTATTTGTTTGAAAATGAATTGCTGCTGATTCTGCTTACCCTTCTTACTTCATGGCTTCTGATCAGCCCGATCAAGATGATGGCGATGAAGTTCAAATCAAAACAATTAAAAGACAACTACCCTAAAGTAGTATTACTTGCAGGAGGAATTGTTATTCTTGCCCTGTTTCAGGTAGTAGGAATTCCGATGCTTGTTATTTATTATATATTGGTGTCTCTCATTTTTCAGGGACAGTTAAAATAA